Genomic segment of Apostichopus japonicus isolate 1M-3 chromosome 8, ASM3797524v1, whole genome shotgun sequence:
GACTATACTGACAAAACGTTCATTGGAGAATTTTGCGTTCAAGTTGCTGTGATTAGACctataataggcctatattaccATGGAGTTAAAATATTAAAGGATTCATGTTGGAATGCAATTAAATAAGCTCTAGTTACTACAGCGGCAAGTTCATAAATTTATTGgcatttatatttatgtaaatcTATACTCTCAAGGAGAAATCTTCGTAGGTTCTTCAAGGTTAGCATGTTACAGTATCGTAGCATATAGAGCCAGGGTACTGAGACCTCCATATTAGCTATAATTTAGTACATAGGCGTTCTATTCAGGtatagcagggagttgttatgtcaCACCTCCCTGGGTGTAGTTTGTGTTTTCTGTGTGCAGTCTGAGCGTACGCTCTTATCATTGATCGGCCCACGCTGAAAGATCTGTGCAGTTTAATGCGGCGGTAGGTGGTAGGTCACCTCTCAAAGTCATGATATAACGCTTCCATACTAAAGGTTAATACCCATCTCACCTCTATTTGATCTTGCTGAGCAGACATGAAATTCTTACAAGAAACAGATAACCTCTTGCACCTACATcctttcaaagaaaacaaataagaaaGTTTCTTCCgcataccatggaggtaaaaacatctgtttttacctccatgcgcATAGCAAACGCTTGTACTCGTTTGGCACCTGTTGCCTGCGTAGCCGTTGGCTCTGGTCTAATAAGTTTGGGGCGAAACGCTAGGACAACAAACTACTGATGTACGTAACGCGTAACGAGTCAGCATTGGTTGAGTCAGGGagtgtttccataacaactccttggttGAGTTATGTAACTATTCTTGTCCAATTGAAGCCACGTCCATGTCACTTCAACACATTAGTATAAACCATCTGCTGGAGTCAAATCAAAATTAGTTAATTTAAATACGTCACCATGAGTTATTTCAGAGTGAAACAGGAGTCCAACTAGCCCGAGCCTGAGACAAGACCGAGCCCAGAGCATACCAAGCCCAGAGTCTGCACATGATCTGGGCATACCTTATCATCCCCCATCTTGTACTTCTTCCCTCACCATACTAATGTGCTTCTATATCAGATAACACGTGTGTAACTGCGCACCTGGTCAGGTTTGCGTGAAACACACGTGTTATCTGATATAAACTttcctgtgtgaagacaaatttggcttgaacactgaaatagtacactgtgtgtttaatcatgaattcgTGCAGAGGAGCTGCCTTTTTCATCGAAGGCATTTATATGGAgtatcagggacgtagccagggtggagcagggggagcgactgctccccccccccttttagtgacgatttttttttttagcatggtattttgtcagggttacatctctatgttccgacgtctctatgttccgacatctctatgttccgacgtctctatgttccgacaatttgttTGGACTCAAATTTTTGTTAACCAAATTTTTTCagactttatttttttttggaccaaaatttttgaccaacatgtttacggaccaacttttttcggaccaaaattattttagaccaaaatatttttatgaccaaattttttttggaccaaaatttttgacaccaacatgttttcggaccaactttttttcggactgattttggtcccaaaaaatttgagtacaaacaattaaatttcgggtcacaagcaattttcggtcacaagcactatttgggtcataacaaactttgggcccttttttttCGTGAAAAAATTTCgtgcgtccaaaaaattgtgtccccccaaaaaggtaggtcagaaaaaatgttggtccaaaaaaattgagtccccccaaaaaaattgggtccctaaaaatttggggcccaaaaaattaagtccccccaaaaaattgggtccgaaaaatggGGGACCAAAAAGATTAAGTCTCCAAAAAAAagttgggtccgaaaaaattttggtcaaaaaaaattagagtccaaacaaattgtcggaacatagagacgtcggaacatagagacgtcggaacatagggatgtcacctttgtcagtgctcttttgatcttgaaaactcgtcagctccgttaactcgattttaatcgtagtaacattcaggcctactgattcaaaacattgcaccagatcgcatctgaggaccttcaattgttcaaaaaaatcacacctccccctcccctcagacccccccccatatcaatcgcaagaagtgccccctccttcccctttcaaattcctggctacgtcgctgtggGGTATTAGGTCATAATTAACTCTAAAAGTTCAATATACTTATATCAATTTGATACTCACACTCACTTCCAATAACACGatgaatttgtttatttgttcacAACGTTAGGAAAAGAATCATTATGTCAGGAcaatatcagcatgttacaatttAATGCCATTATATACATCAGCATGCCAGTACTAAAATGATTATGTCCTTGTTTTATATTAGTGTCTTTAAAATTTTCGAAAAATTTTCAGATCTTAGAACTGACTTTCGATGTCAATACCTTCTACAAACACTTGACTGTACTTCTGCGACTCTACTGGGTAGGCAGCTATACATGTAAAAACTCTTACTATACTCTACTGGGTAGGCAGCTATACATGTAAAAACTCTTACTATACTGGCAAACTTCAACGAGCAATTTACTGCCACTCTCCAAGCACATTCCCTCACTGAGACACGTAATTGGTAAGTTCAACACTGTGAATATCTACCAAATATACTAAAGGGTCACGAATTCCAGAAAGTTCTTCATCTTTTGGAAAACGTCTTGTAATTTTTTATCAACATGCTGTAGGATGCATTTGGTGGCAAGTTCGGACGTTACAGAAAGACAGTTTGATCATAAAACTTATACGAACGGCCCTTACATATCATGAAgataataatatgataattcGATATCAAACGGAACTAGAGACCGGTCTCGGTGAAGTTGGCAATCTATTTTATCCTGCAGCATACGTACGTTGTATAAAAGTAGCATGTTTCCTATCGAGTACCTGATATATATAGTTGTGTCATGTTACATCTGGTAATGCTGTAACGGTACAAAGTATATGTGTGTGTCGGCGTCATCAAAACTTTGGCACAATTTCTCTAGGTGTATAGTTTTCTTCTAGCTTCAGACGTTTTCATGAAATACGCTTACTTCTGGAAAACAAGGACATCACATATGTCCATGGCATCGTACTATCAGGAGCAGGGGCGCAACCACCATTTTtgtatgaggggggggggggggagtatggTGGTGAGAAACTATACTAAAATGGAGAGTGCCTGGATTCAAAATTGTGCTGTATCTtgtaacttttgaaacaatgttgaagaatgttCGACTGTTTAGGTATACCGCTCACACATGCTTTATATTTATGCATTGTACGCTATGGTTTTCTTGTACCCTTCTGTCTGCCCCTAAGgtgggtgaagggggggggggcgctccgcaccttttttaaatttggtggcTACAGTTCCCCTCCCCCATAAGTATACGTAGTTGCGCACTTGATCAGGAGATATGGATTATTATCAACAGTATACCTTTGCGGTTATGATGTGATGTTCCGTATTTACTTCCGTATTTAAGATGCTTTCGTACTTACATTGTTCTCCAAATCGGTCCTTACGTTGTCCAAGAACaggacaaacagacaaacaaacacgTTTGACTTCAATGGTAGCACTATGACGTCGCAGATTGTAATATAAACAGTACCTGtaacagtggcgtcgccagacatttcaatcttggggggcACGGGGTAGGGGAGGCACAGCGCTTAATTAAGgaggcacaatgtttatttgtgaatgccgttttttgagaattttttgactaattaagggtccttagatgccatctggtgctatattttgtaacttgaagaaaatttatgttcaagaattttcgggcttagtctgtgcgatatatttgtttttaattgaggcagataaattttttgtttgagtattttttaatactacaaatcgcatctgggggcACCTGGGACGATTTTTTTTGGAAGGGCACGAACTTTTTCAATTAACGCAATCTTAATATTCAATGACTACTTCTGACGATGTATGAATACAGTAGTTTATATACACGAATATTGCACCAGAATTATGACTTGAAGCACGGGACCGCGAAATTTTACGCAAGTTAGCAACTTGAAGAAATTACTGTGGTACCGTATGATGAATGcaaattttacattatcaactctcgaCACGGAGAGAACAAAACATACAGTGAGATGAATATCTTGTGGTAGCTTcccgcaaaattcatagattgtctcaacatGCATAActtctgtgataaaacaattattcaaatattacgttaacaatatcgttaacaacgtccTCTGAGTTGTAGCAACTATCAtataaatatcgttaacaacgtgttttgttcgacaaatcaggtGGTTAACGATATTTACGTGGCTGTATACACATCAGggcgtaagtttagacaacggaagtttagaaatcaacgtgagtttgagcaacagcacggtaaaacagcagcaacaacttaaGTTTAGACAGCAGCAAACcgttagtttagacaacgaaataagttttcccttttcgctTTCCATAGATCCCATAGAAGGTTTGACCTTATTCAACCTGTTCTGTAACTTATAGTCATTTCTGTCTGTAACCTAGTAAGAAGTCATATCATTATTTAACGGTGTTTCCTTACAGACAGTCATTGTATACCCCACACAATGATCATAAAGAGAATTACAACAGCGCGACAATGAGTATGTTATCTCAGTGTGGATTATTCTAACTTTCTGAAGTATACTTAGCTTATGCAATGCCTTACTCTACTTCTCTCTTCCTATCTTTACGGCCGTACACTAAAATTCCAATTCAATGGTCTGACCTCCAATCCCTTCGAGCTCAATGCCGGTACTGCACAAAGCTAAGTGCTATAGTGTGAAAGTATGTGGTATCCTTAAAAAAAGCACCCTCCTTCTTTGATCCCCTAATCCATGACCTCTTACTTAAATACTTAGTTCATAAAACCTACgcaaaaaaatcatttaaaaagttCCCTAGATACGTTTAGATTTTTGAAACTGGGAGGAGGCTTCAGcctggcagagggagggggcCCCTTGTTTAGGAACCCGGTGACTAGACGACTTGTGAGTAAAACCCCATTGGAACTGTCCTCTTCTGGGGAACAACCCAGTCACCGGgaactatttttctttttcttagcGTTAGGGTACATCCCAGCAGGGTGCCAGGGTTTGCCAGGTCTGGGGCAACCTCCCATTATTTTTCCTAAGTAGTTTCCTTCACTCATTTAAAGCTTCCAAATCGTTGTGCTGCTTGTCTTCCATATCATTCGTTACTTTAAATTGCTATTGTCTGTATTTCCTAATAAAAAGTTCCAACTAACCTGCAGGAGCCGTGCCTTGCACGGCTCGAACAAGGAATTTCATTCTGACCATGCTTGTCTTACTCTCTGGCCTCCCTAAAACAATCATTAGTCGTATTTGAACAGAATTGCAGAATTGTGCAGCATTGTGCGTCACGACTATAGTGACACGCACTCAACTGcacaaacacaccacactatTTCTATATGATCTACATTGACTGCCAGTGAGATTCTTTTACACACTTATATGCCCCCAACAATTTGACCCCAGTTTACATCGGTGAACAGCTTGAAAAGCACCACCAGCCATCCAGGACTCTTCGTTTTCAATCCAACTCTCTACTGGTTGTCTCCACAGTGAAGACTTCCACTATGAAAATCAACGTTTTGATAGACGTGCTGCAACATTATGGAACAGTTTGCTCTGGGGAGCTAAGCGTGCCAAAAAAACATTAATGAATATGAAAATCTGTAAAACATGTCTTTCTTAAAGCGGTTTTTTTCTAATTGTTTGCATTTTTAGTCTGTTTTGATTTTGTtagtttttttaattgattttgcGAGACAAAAAAATGTTAGCCCAGTGGTAAAGGAGAGCATGGagctctgtttatagctccatgaggagagttagctcagtggttaacgccggtgccttccaatcataaggtccccggttcgagtcactccaagattaatgtatgtcgttcagttacagagttgttgacaattgacaattcataatcatggacattaaatatgaatgtaagagactgacttcggtcagcttgcggctttgataagccaatgaggcttcttagcgagttcctgcttgcaggaggatctaaaatacatacatacgtacacacacacagtcatacatacatacaaaaacCAACAAAGGCAGTTCATAATTAAAACTATACACTGTTGGAAAGGAGTACAGAGAGTCTGACTGTGTCCCCGGACGCTgcatttcaaaaacaaaagcaaaacatCATCTGGAGTGTACCTCGTGCCCTAGTAGGGGTACAGGAGGCAAAGCCCCAGGGAAGCTGCGCCGCTTTTAGATATTTCCTATTCTTATTCATTCGTATAGTGAGTTTAACGCACAAAAATACATGTGGAAGAGAAAATGTGTACGGTATTTGTATTTCAGATGCCAAGTGGAGGTCCAGAGAGGCGAAGCCCGGAAGCTTAAAAATTTGGAGATACTTCGTGTTCTCTCGTAGCGACCAATGAAACACATTTCAGAAAGGGAATTTATCTAAAATTTCTCTGAAATGGATCAGAATCCCACCAGTGGGGTTCcagggggcggggtgggggcgGGACAAAGCCCCCGAAGCTGCAGCGTAATTGTCTCTGAAGCACAAGAGAAACATGTGAGGGGGGAAGGAATTTAATTTCTCTGGAATGTATTCAGGGACCTATTCAGTCTTCGTGTTGTGAGGGGTAAGCCACATTTCTGTCACCATTTTAAGAGTCGGAGAATTAAGGTTTAATTAACCCCTGTATTGATGACTTCAAAACACGATATAGGCTCTGTCTCACGGGCGCAACCACTTTTTTTCTAgtgtaagatatatatatatatattttttttttggggggggggtaaaaatgGAGCGGGTTTGATGGAAAATAGTGCCATATTTTGCAagaatattgaagaattttcgactgTATCTTTGGTACCTCATATACATGTTATATGCTTATGTACTATTTGCAATATCTTGTCGGTcattgagggggagggggcggggctATTTCCCCTTTTGGGGGATTAAAGGCCCCCATAATATAAATGATTTTACTCTGTCACGATTTGGATACtttttgagggaggggggggggggcttacaTCCGGGGTCTGAGGCGGTTTTCCGTCTCCCTTTGAGAGGTTTCTTCGTTAAGGGGTAAAATGCAACATGGTGCTATATATGTCCATCACGTTAAATACATTTGTATAGTACAACTTTAAATCATGCCATAGTATACTTTACCTATAGGAGCTCAAGTGAGCATTAACCTCTGCCAAAAAACAGTAGCTTCTCGGAGACATGATAGTATTATGCCACATACACCATGGAATGGGATACGGGCTCGATTGGTCTATCCTTACCCGTAAGAAGGAATTACGAAAAGAAGAGTTCAAACTTCACACAGGAGGTTATATTATGGCACACGTCATGTACATTGCGTGCTTGGCACTGTATTTGAATTACCCGTTCAATATTCCACACTTTGGCGTGCATGTATTTGCGTATCATGGTAGCAACAATATACCACACTAAAAGGTGACATGAAATACCTATATAATAAAGCAATAAaggtaaaataaatatttacgaAATATGAGGAAACGGGTACTGttaaaggaaaggaagaaagacGAGTGCGTATATGAGGGGAAAGGGCGGGATTACGAGTCTTTATGTATCGATGAAAACAACAGGTTTATAAGTTACATGATACAATCATATGGATCCAAGTATTCTAACCGAAGAACTACCTCCCTCCGCCaggccccacccccccccccactacagGTTTATAAGTTACATGATACAAGCATATGGATCCAAGTATTCTTACCGAAGAACTCCCTCCCTCCGCCAGGCCCCCCCCCAATACAGGTTTATAAGTTACATTATACAATCATATGGATCCAAGTATTCTAACCGAAGAACTCCCTCCCTCCGCCaggccccaccccccccccccccactacagGTTTATAAGTTACATGATACAAGCATATGGATCCAAGTATTCTTACATGAAACCGAAGAACTCCCTCCCTCCGCAaggccccaccccccccccaatacagGTTTATAAGTTACATGATACAATCATATGGATCCATGTATTCTAACCGAAGAACTCCCTCCCTCCGCCAggccccactcccccccccccccactacagGTTTATAAGTTACATGATACAAGCATATGGATCCAAGTATTCTTACCGCAGAACTCCCTCCCTACGGACAGGCTCCCCTCCCCCGACTACATGTTTATAAGTTACATTATACAATCATATGAATCCAAGCATTCTTACCGACTCACTCCCTCCCTCCGCCAggctcccccctcccacccctaaCATACAAACACAGTCTTGTTAGGTCCTTGTTGCAGTTAGGTTTTACATAATAATTGTAAGTTTCGTAGTTACTTTAGCTGTCGTCATACGTCATTACAAAGTAACTCTATACTGTAGAGAACTTAACCAAATATCGtgactatataaatatatatacacatgaaacttacagtttaaatataatattatgtgaagaaataaaagaataaacaattatgatatgatattgtaaatattattcaAGGAAAAAGCCACATCAGTACGGATACTTTTTGAACATAATTGGTACCAATTGAATCCAACCAAGTTTTTGCTTGCTCCAACGCAACTCTTCATACATATATGGTTAGTTACATCACTATATCTACCCGAAGCCTGACATTAATAATATACACATTTTAAAGACATGCaggataaataaaaaatattgttcaatACTAACTTTGCCTCCACAgtgtttcaaaacatttttccaGTAGCAAACAGtgtgatatatattaaaaagttaaaaacatcaATTTCCTCAAATAAAATTCACACGGTCACACTGCTATTGAAAGTACACCCTCCATCCCCCCTGTTTGTTTGATACAATAGTACCAATGTGACGTGATGTTGATCATATCTTAAAGTCATATACGTGCGTGCACTGTTCATTATGTGGCGTCTGTGTTAACGAGTTGCAGCTTTAAGTGCATTTCTATGGTACATGGAATATTGTTCTTGATCTACTATTGCTCTTCTAAGTTTCATAGACTCAGTTCCGGTTGTCTAGAGTAATCAATTGAGTGCCTGACTTAGAGCAACAAGTGCTTTTACGCATGGCTACCTTCATTGTGTAGGTGTGAGTTTATACAGTTTAACAAACCATTTGATTTAACTAAgtgtacaggtacagtacaggCCGTTTGACTTCACGTGAGTTATGTACAATTTCAGTGACTGTTACTACAGCAGACTACACAGGTTCCGGTATCAATAAACCATATAATCATGAGATACAACTATTCCTGGCCTGACCTCTTAAAACGAAATCGTTACCCTAGATGATAAAAGCAGGTCAGCAATGGGATTAGTATAGTTTCCTATCGAACGCTGAAGACGACAATAATGATAACCTTGTCATAACACGACCGCATTAATGTCATGCGCTGCCTATATTATTATGTACAGATGAAGCTTAGTGATGTTAAAAGAAACGAACGAAGAAAACTAGCAGAATACCGAAGTGCGTGCATTGTCCAATTGATATTAGCTTATATACTTATAGCATTAGGAATTGCATTTGGATGCAAGTAAGCATACGGATATGCTCTCTTTTCATTTCGCTTGTCGATGATTTCACCAACTTTTTCAAGATCTTTAATTAACTCACTTATCGCCTTGGTCCCTACCCTATCGTACTGGTACTGGACCTCAAAGTCCCCGAGCGGGTTCGTGGCCTTCTCACTTAACAGCCTCGTGATCAGTAAGGTATCTAACGACATCTTCTTCGTCGCCAACGTGTCTATAATGTCCTTCTCCGTCCGTGGGCTTTTGTCTGTGGGTGGATCACCGAACATGATCGCAGGATAGTTGCCAGGGAAACCGTAATCGTCATATTGTGAAAAATTCGCGGCAGCGTGACCCACACTGCCAAGAAATATGATTGGTGTAACTGTACCAATAAGTTCATCTACGGTGCTGAATTTTCCGTTCCCTGGAACTCCATTTAAACCAGCACCATCCTTCTCAGGGGAGTCACTGAGACATCTTGCCCATTCCTGTAATTCGTAATCGTTGGCAAGTTTCTCCGGAGTGTCGTAAGTTCCCTTGACGACTGTCGTTGCGTACTTACAAATGACGTCATATAACAACAAGGCATCATCTCGGTAATGATAATTTGGTAAAACCTCAGGGTCTTCGACTCCCCTGTTTTTGAGATCGTTGGGAAGGGTGCCTTGTACATCAAGACGCCAATTTGGTAAAACCCtctttaaaatgttaaacattCCAGTACGACCAATTGACATGCACGTATCGACCCAACCGCCTTCACTGACGAGTACCTCCAGCGCGCGACTGTTAATGGCCATGAGATACAAGAAATGAGGGGCAAGAAGACGAAAGATAGGATGAGACGGAGAGAGAGAACGATGTGTGATAACACCAATTGCTTCCATCACCAAATGGGTGAACCCTAAATGGGTACATGCCTGATGGACAGACGCGTCAGCGTTGTTGAACCACATCTTCACAAGTTGCCACGTAACATGGTGATCATTCGGTAAAAATACAGGGTTTGTTTCACTTGGTTCCGCAAAAAGTTGGATAGCTATCGGTAAAAGTGCCTTCGATGACGTCACAAAGAAGAGTGCAATGGGCGAAGGTATAATTCTCCCTCCCGTACATTCAAGATCCTTCAGGAATGAATAATCGATGATGAAAAGTCGTTTCGAACCGATTGCTTCTGAAATTGAGAGTCCTTCCATGAAAGGTTTGATCATTTCATCGGTCACAGCCAACTTTTCTGGAATCTCATCGCACCGGCGTATCCAAATTGGATTACAGTGAACTAGTCTCTGTCGTCCAAATGCGAAGTCATTCCGCCAGTGCGAGAACCCGATGGGTTTGGTCAAAACATCGTTGTAGACAGGCAGTATATCCTCTGGTTGTTTCCAC
This window contains:
- the LOC139970858 gene encoding polyunsaturated fatty acid 5-lipoxygenase-like, with the protein product MGKIFSKNSPKVPEDATHIVTVKTGDCKGAGTDANVKIILINGEGKNSDEFDLDARWRDDFERGREDQFYVKCEENFGRVAKIEMWRDKKGILDNWYVDWVKVQHANADDHAFFPLNRWLAPYKRIRVKEFDSVLPQEDDDSERRKEELDEKRLKYTTKVKVAGLLPQIASLPDDEIFSHEYQSDLKKLKKQLFIRITVKNVTTGRWKQPEDILPVYNDVLTKPIGFSHWRNDFAFGRQRLVHCNPIWIRRCDEIPEKLAVTDEMIKPFMEGLSISEAIGSKRLFIIDYSFLKDLECTGGRIIPSPIALFFVTSSKALLPIAIQLFAEPSETNPVFLPNDHHVTWQLVKMWFNNADASVHQACTHLGFTHLVMEAIGVITHRSLSPSHPIFRLLAPHFLYLMAINSRALEVLVSEGGWVDTCMSIGRTGMFNILKRVLPNWRLDVQGTLPNDLKNRGVEDPEVLPNYHYRDDALLLYDVICKYATTVVKGTYDTPEKLANDYELQEWARCLSDSPEKDGAGLNGVPGNGKFSTVDELIGTVTPIIFLGSVGHAAANFSQYDDYGFPGNYPAIMFGDPPTDKSPRTEKDIIDTLATKKMSLDTLLITRLLSEKATNPLGDFEVQYQYDRVGTKAISELIKDLEKVGEIIDKRNEKRAYPYAYLHPNAIPNAISI